A region from the Patescibacteria group bacterium genome encodes:
- a CDS encoding M23 family metallopeptidase, with amino-acid sequence MNKRGLILSFSLIVLIVTVIVISFNFFFPKSAKLWQKAQSSPTPPALQAVELKETFALPVKKELLGTLPATASDSDRLVFFLAPRTPVYALISGKITYAGSKLSGETPEFENIIIRNQAKNLNASYLFSARSKLLVKEGDSVLEAEKIAEIDELSGGINCLGGANLGVTLIQNGKPVKLTKEMLR; translated from the coding sequence GTGAATAAACGCGGATTAATTTTATCATTTAGCCTGATTGTTTTAATTGTAACCGTTATTGTCATCAGCTTCAATTTTTTCTTCCCCAAATCAGCCAAACTCTGGCAAAAAGCCCAATCTTCGCCAACGCCCCCGGCTTTGCAAGCCGTCGAGCTTAAGGAAACTTTTGCCTTACCGGTCAAAAAAGAATTATTAGGAACCTTGCCGGCGACGGCCAGCGACTCCGATCGGTTGGTTTTTTTCCTCGCCCCAAGGACCCCTGTTTACGCTCTTATTTCCGGCAAAATTACTTATGCTGGTAGCAAGCTTTCCGGAGAGACACCCGAATTTGAGAATATCATTATCAGAAACCAAGCAAAAAATCTTAACGCCAGCTATCTTTTCTCGGCCAGGAGCAAACTTTTAGTTAAAGAAGGCGACAGCGTCCTTGAGGCGGAAAAAATCGCCGAAATAGACGAGTTAAGCGGCGGGATCAACTGTCTGGGCGGAGCCAACTTGGGCGTGACCTTAATCCAAAACGGTAAGCCGGTTAAATTGACGAAAGAAATGCTCAGATGA